The Acidobacteriota bacterium DNA segment GGTATCTAATCCTGTTTGCTCCCCACGCTTTCGCGCCTCAGCGTCAGTACCAGTCCAGGTAGCCGCCTTCGCCACTGGTGTTCCTCCCAATATCTACGCATTTCACCGCTACACTGGGAATTCCGCTACCCTCTCCTGGCCTCTAGCGAGACAGTTCCAAAGGCAGTTCCTCAGTTGAGCTGAGGGATTTCACCTTTGGCTTATCAAGCCGCCTACACGCCCTTTACGCCCAATAATTCCGAATAACGCTTGCCCCCTCCGTATTACCGCGGCTGCTGGCACGGAGTTAGCCGGGGCTTCCTCCGGCGGTACCGTCAAGAAACGGCGGGTATTCACCGCCGCTCGTTCGTCCCGCCTGACAGAAGTTTACGACCCGAAGGCCTTCATCCTTCACGCGGCGTTGCTGCGTCAGGCTTTCGCCCATTGCGCAATATCCCGTACTGCTGCCCACCGTAGCGGTCTGGACCGTGTCTCAGTTCCAGTGTGGCCGATCACCCTCTCAGGCCGGCTACCGATCGTCGCCTTGGTGAGCCGTTACCTCACCAACTAGCTAATCGGGCGCGGGCCCCTCTTGGAACGGCAGCTTTCAAGAATAGGCCACCTTTCCTCGCCGGACCCGAAGGTCTGGCGAGCGTATGCGGCATTAGCTCGGGTTTCCCCAAGTTATTCCCCACTCCAAGGCAGGTTACCCACGTGTTACTCACCCGTTCGCCGCTCTACTCGCGGCCCGAAGGCCACTTTCGCGCTCGACTTGCATGTATCAGGCACGCCGCCAGCGTTCATTCTGAGCCAGGATCAAACTCTCCAGTTGAATCCTGCATGCGCTCGGAGCCCGTGGCTGAACCACGAACGCCGGGCGCCGTTACTTCGGCATTGGTCGCCTCCGGGTACGAATGGTCCCGGAGGGCTTTACGCCGATGCACGGCCGGACGGCATAACCGCCAGACCCCGACATCGGCGAGGTGTTGTGTCCTTGTCGGACGTCATCTTCGACGGCCGCCGTGGCCGCCGAGGAATCGACGCGGACTCTTCCTCTATTCAGTTTTCAAAGAACCGGCCATTCGTGGCCGCGGGACCCCGTGGGCCCAAGCGCGGCGTCAACGCCGCTTCGCGACCTGCCCGCGTCCCGCGCTGGGTCATGCCCCTCAAGGCACCGCCCGCGGTTCCGCTGAGCGAAGGAGAGGATGCTAGTGGGGCAACGCCGGCCGTGTCAACCCCACCAGGGAGATTTCCTCAGTCGGCCCCCCGGGCGTCGGCCGCCGAACCGAACAGGACGCGTCGCCCCTCGATCCGCCACGGCTCGGTGAGCAAGCGGCCCAACGCTTCGGCGTACAGCTCGTGTTCCTGCCGCAGGATTCGCCCGGCGAGAGACTGCGCGTCGTCCCCGCTTCGCACGTCCACGGCCCGCTGGCCGACGATCGGGCCGCTGTCGAGGCCGGCGTCGACGAGGTGGACGGTACAGCCGCTGATGCGGACGCCATGATCCAGCGCCGCCTGCTGGACGTCGAGGCCGGGAAACGATGGCAGCAGGCTGGGATGGATGTTCAGGATCCGGTTCGGGAAGGCCGCGACGAACTCCGCGCTGAGGAGCCGCATGTAGCCCGCGAGACAGATCCACTCTGCCCCGGCCCGCTCGATCTCCTCCCGCACTCGAGCTTCATGGGCCGCCCGCGATCCCGCGCCACGGCTCGGAACGACAGCCGTGTGTAGACCCAGGGAGCGGGCATGCTCGATGCCCGCCGCGGTGGCGACGTTGCTCAGGACCAGCACGATGCGCGCGGGCAGGCCCCCTTCCCGGGTAGCCCGATGGAGCGCCTCGAAGTTGCTCCCGCGACCGGAGATCAGGACGGCGATGGGAGTCGACCGGCCCGTCACGCCGACTCCGTCTCCCCGGCGTAGGACACTCCCTCGCCCGGTCGCACCGAACCCAGAACGAAGGCCCGGCCCCCCGCGGCTTCCAGTTCCCCCACCAGGCCCTCCACGCCGGCCGCATCCACGACGAGGACCATTCCGACACCCATGTTGAACACCCGGTACATCTCGCCGGTGTCAACGTCCGCCAGGCGCTGGATCGCCAGGAAATCCTCAGGCACGTTCCAGCTGGCGGTTTCGATGACTGCACCCAGTCCTTGCGGCAGGACGCGGGGGAGGTTGTCTGTGAGCCCGCCGCCGGTAATGTGCGCAAGCGCATGCAGGCGCGGATTCCCCAGGAGCGGTTCCAGCACAGTCAGGTAGGACAGGTGGGGAGCCAGCAGCGCGTCGCGCACCGTCCGTTCGGATCCCGGCAACCGCGAAAGCAGGTCGAGGCCGCCCAGGTCGAAGAAGGCGCGACGGGCAAGCGAGAAGCCGTTCGTGTGGAGACCCGCCGACGCCAGGCCGATCAACGCATCGCCGGAGCGTACGGCCGAGCCGTCCAGGATCCGGTCGCGCCCCACGACTCCGACGATGAAGCCCACCAACTCATAGTCGCCGGGCTGGTAGAAACCGGGCATCTCCGCAGTCTCCCCCCCCAGCAACGCGCAGCGGTTCGCGATGCAGGCGCGGGCGACACCCCCAACGAGCTCCCTCATGGCCGGGCCGTCGAGCTTCCCGGCGCCGACGTAGTCCAGAAAGAAGAGCGGCGTCGCGCCCTGCACCAGGATGTCGTTGACGCAGTGGTTGACGAGATCACCGCCGACGGTGCTGAAGTCGCCGGCCATCCGGGCCACGCTGAGCTTCGTGCCGACGCCGTCGGCCGAAGCGACCAGGACGGGATCCCGTACCGATACCGGCAGGGCGAAGAGACCGCCGAAAGCTCCCAGGCCGCTCAGGACGTTCTCGGTGAACGTAGACTGCACGAGGTCGCCGATGCCAGCCAAAGCCCGGTCCTGGGCCTCCAGGTCGACTCCGGCCTCCCGGTAGGCGTCGGCTCCCGTCATGCGCCAGAGCCGGCGGCTTCGAGTCGAAGCGGGAAGAGCTCCGCCTGCGGCTCGCCGTGGCTCTCGGCCGGAACGGGGTAGTCGCCGCTCCAGCACGCCGTGCAGTAGGAATCCGGGCTGCCCGAGACGCTTCCAAGCACTCCCTCGAGGGAGAGGTAGGCGAGGCTGTCGGCTCGGATGAAGCGGCGAATCTCTTCCAGCGAATGGTCGGACGCGATGAGTTCACCGCGCGTCGGCGTATCGATGCCGTAGACGCAGGAGAACGCCGTCGGCGGCGACGTGATCCGGACATGAACCTCGGTCGCGCCTGCTTCACGAACCATGTTCACGATCTTGCGCGATGTCGTACCCCGGACGATGGAGTCATCCACCAGCACGATCCGCTTGCCGGCAATCAACTCCCGAACCGGGTTCAGCTTCACCTTGACGCCGAAGTGCCGGATCGACTGTTGCGGCTCGATGAAGGTCCGGCCGATGTAGTGATTCCGGATCAAACCGAGTTCGATCGGGGTGCTCGCGGCGCGGCTGAATCCAAGCGCGCCGTACAGGCCGCTGTCGGGGACGGGTACGACGACGTCCGCCTCCACCGGGGCTTCCCGAGCCAGCCGAGCCCCCATCTCCAGCCGGGATTGCGCCACGGTATCGGAAAACACCTCACTGTCCGGACGCGAGAAGTACACATGCTCGAAGACGCAGCGGGAAGCCCTCGCGACCGGCGGCAAGCGGTAGCTCTCGATCTGATCGCCCCGGGCCAGAACGACTTCGCCGCGGTCCAGCTCGCGGAGCGGTCGAGCCTCCAACAGGTCGAAGGCGCAGGTTTCGGACGCGAAGCAGGGCTGTCCGTCGAGTTCCCCCAGAATCAGCGGCCTGAAACCGTGAGGGTCCCGGGCCGCGATCAGACCTTCCCGAGTGATGAGCAGCAGGGAGTAGGCGCCCCTGACGTCGCCCAGCACCCGTAGCAGCGACTCGACGACTTCGTGATGCGGCCGGGTGGCCATCAGGTGGAGAAAGACCTCCGAGTCGCTGGTCGTCTGGAAGATGGATCCCGCCGCCTCCAGCTCGTGGCGCGTCGCCAGGGCGCTCACGAGGTTGCCGTTGTGCACGATGCCGAGCGGGCCCATCGAGGTCATGACGACGATCGGCTGCGCATTCGCGATGACGCTCGAGCCGGCCGTCGAATAGCGGGTATGGCCGATCGCACGATCTCCCACGAGCTCGCTCAGCTTGCGCTCGTCGAAGATCTCGGCGACCTTCCCCATGCCGCGTTCCGCATGGAGCTGCTCACCATCCCACGAGACGATCCCCGCGCTCTCCTGGCCCCGGTGCTGCTGGGCGTAGAGGCCCAAGTATGTGAGGTTCGCCGCGTCCGGCGCGCCCTCAATACCGAAGATGCCGCACATCCCGGCCTAGCCTACCGCTCGCGGCAGGGCTTCCGTCCAGACCCGCCGCAAGTCGTCGATCGCGCTATCGACCGTGCCGCCGTCGAAGCCCAGCACCAGGCGATCACCTCCCACGTCGCCGATCTCCCTGGCCGGTACTCCACGCGCCTCCGCCGCCGCCAGAAGCTCTTCCGTCCCCGCGGCCGGAACGGTGACGATCGCTCGCGCCTGACTCTCCGAGAACAGTGCGAGGGGGCCGCAACCGACCGCGCCCCGAAGGCCGATGCCCCGGGCCATCGCACACTCTGCCAACGCGACGAGCAAGCCGCCGTCAGCCAGATCGTGACAGCCGCTCAGCCAGCCGGCGCGCCGCGAGTACCGAAGCAGCGCGCACAGAGCCGCTTCGGCTTCCAGGTCGACCGCGGGGGGACACCCCGCTTCGACTCCATGGAGCAGACGCTGATAGGCCGAGCCCCCGTATTCGCGGCTGTCGGAACCGAGCAGCACCACCCGGTCGCCCGGCCGCCAGAAGCCGCACCCCAGCACCAGGTGGAGGTCTCCCTCCGCGCCGACGTCCTCCAGCCGATCGATGACGCCGACGATCGCCACCGTGGGGGTCGGGTGGACCGCTTCACCCTCCGTCTCGTTGTACAGCGACACGTTGCCCGAGATCACCGGCACGTCGAAAGCCCGGCAGGCCTCAGCCATTCCCTCGATGCACTCCCGGAGTTGCCAGGCGATTCCGGGGTTCTCCGGCGAACCGAAGTTGAGACAGTTCGTCATGCCCACCGGCTCCGCGCCGACCGTCGCCAGGTTGCGAACCGCCTCGGCCACGGCCTGCCGCCCGCCCATCCGCGGCTCGAGCCAGCAGTAGGACGGGTTGACGTCCGACGTCAGCGCCAGGGCCGAAGGGGTTCCCTTGAGCCGCAGCACGGCGGCGTCGGAGCCCGGACCGACGATCGTGTTCGACCGCACGGTCGAGTCGTACTGCCGGTGGATCCACCTCTTGTCGCCGAGTTCCGGCGTCCCGAGAAGACTCTTGAGCGCCCGAAGCGGATCCTCCGGTCCTTCGCAGTCGACGAGCCGCTGGCGCTCGCGAAGGTCCGCGGGAGGGGCCGCCGGCCGATCGTAGACCGGCGCTCCGTCGACCAGCGGCTCGACCGGCATGTCCGCAACGGTACGGCCGCGAAACGTGAGACGTGCACGCCCGCTATCGGTTACCCGGCCGATCTTCGACGCTTCGAGGCCCCATCGGGACAGGATCTCGACCACCGCCTCCTCCTGGCCTCGCTGGGTGACGAAGACCATCCGTTCCTGCGACTCGGAGAGCATGATCTCGTAGGGAGTCAGAGAGGCCTCGCGCAGCGGCACCAGGTCCAGGTCGAGCTCCACCCCCGCGCCGCCGCGGGCGGCCATCTCGAAGCAGGAGCTGGTCAGTCCGGCGGCGCCCATGTCCTGGACCCCGAGCACGACCCCGCTCCTCATCGCCTCCAGGCTCGCCTCGAGCAGGACCTTCTCCGTGAACGGATCGCCCACCTGCACCGTGGGCCTCTTCGCCTCGCTCTCGGCGTCGAACGCCTCCGACGCCATCGTGGCGCCGTGAATGCCGTCACGGCCCGTGCGGCTGCCCGCGTAGAGAATCGGGTTGCCGGCGCCCGAAGCCGTGGCGGTGAAGATCCTGTCCTCCCGGCACACGCCGAGAGCGAACGCGTTGACCAGGATGTTGCCGTTGTAGGACGGGTGGAATCCGGTCTCGCCCCCGACGGTCGGGATGCCGACGCAGTTGCCGTAGTCCCCGATGCCGCGCACGACGCCGTCGACGAGATGCCGCATCCGCCCGCCCCGTTCTCCTTCGATCTCGCCGAACCTCAGCGAATCCAGGCAGGCGATCGGCCGCGCGCCCATCGTGAACACGTCGCGCAGGATTCCACCCACGCCGGTGGCGGCGCCCTGGTAAGGCTCGATGAAGCTGGGGTGATTGTGGCTCTCCATCTTGAAGGCCGCGACCCAGCCGTGGCCTATGTCGACCACTCCGGCGTTCTCGCCCGGCCCGTGGACGACCCGCCGGCTCCGCGTCGGGAACCGTCGCAGGTGGATCTTTGACGACTTGTAGGAGCAGTGCTCCGAGTAGAGGGCCGAGGCGATCCCCAGCTCGGTCCAGGTCGGACTGCGACCCAGCAGCTCGCAGAGTCCGCCGAACTCCTCCCCGGTCAGGCCGTGATCGACCGCGAGGGCCGAATCGACGACCGGTTCGCCTGCTGCAGAATCCGGCGTCGTCACCGGCCTTACCCGCCCGCCGCCGCCAGCGCGCCGAGCCGGCCGCCACCAGCCACCGCGCCAGCCAGGAGACCCAGACCGTCCCGGTTGCCCAGCATCTCTTCCGCACATCGCTCGGGATGCGGCATCAGGCCCAGCACGTTGCCGCCAGCGTTACAGATACCGGCGATCGCCCGCTCCGATCCGTTCAGGTTCGCGGTCGGCTCGCGCCGGCCGGCGCCGTCCAC contains these protein-coding regions:
- the purN gene encoding phosphoribosylglycinamide formyltransferase, producing the protein MTGRSTPIAVLISGRGSNFEALHRATREGGLPARIVLVLSNVATAAGIEHARSLGLHTAVVPSRGAGSRAAHEARVREEIERAGAEWICLAGYMRLLSAEFVAAFPNRILNIHPSLLPSFPGLDVQQAALDHGVRISGCTVHLVDAGLDSGPIVGQRAVDVRSGDDAQSLAGRILRQEHELYAEALGRLLTEPWRIEGRRVLFGSAADARGAD
- the purM gene encoding phosphoribosylformylglycinamidine cyclo-ligase, which produces MTGADAYREAGVDLEAQDRALAGIGDLVQSTFTENVLSGLGAFGGLFALPVSVRDPVLVASADGVGTKLSVARMAGDFSTVGGDLVNHCVNDILVQGATPLFFLDYVGAGKLDGPAMRELVGGVARACIANRCALLGGETAEMPGFYQPGDYELVGFIVGVVGRDRILDGSAVRSGDALIGLASAGLHTNGFSLARRAFFDLGGLDLLSRLPGSERTVRDALLAPHLSYLTVLEPLLGNPRLHALAHITGGGLTDNLPRVLPQGLGAVIETASWNVPEDFLAIQRLADVDTGEMYRVFNMGVGMVLVVDAAGVEGLVGELEAAGGRAFVLGSVRPGEGVSYAGETESA
- the purF gene encoding amidophosphoribosyltransferase, which gives rise to MCGIFGIEGAPDAANLTYLGLYAQQHRGQESAGIVSWDGEQLHAERGMGKVAEIFDERKLSELVGDRAIGHTRYSTAGSSVIANAQPIVVMTSMGPLGIVHNGNLVSALATRHELEAAGSIFQTTSDSEVFLHLMATRPHHEVVESLLRVLGDVRGAYSLLLITREGLIAARDPHGFRPLILGELDGQPCFASETCAFDLLEARPLRELDRGEVVLARGDQIESYRLPPVARASRCVFEHVYFSRPDSEVFSDTVAQSRLEMGARLAREAPVEADVVVPVPDSGLYGALGFSRAASTPIELGLIRNHYIGRTFIEPQQSIRHFGVKVKLNPVRELIAGKRIVLVDDSIVRGTTSRKIVNMVREAGATEVHVRITSPPTAFSCVYGIDTPTRGELIASDHSLEEIRRFIRADSLAYLSLEGVLGSVSGSPDSYCTACWSGDYPVPAESHGEPQAELFPLRLEAAGSGA
- the purL gene encoding phosphoribosylformylglycinamidine synthase subunit PurL, coding for MTTPDSAAGEPVVDSALAVDHGLTGEEFGGLCELLGRSPTWTELGIASALYSEHCSYKSSKIHLRRFPTRSRRVVHGPGENAGVVDIGHGWVAAFKMESHNHPSFIEPYQGAATGVGGILRDVFTMGARPIACLDSLRFGEIEGERGGRMRHLVDGVVRGIGDYGNCVGIPTVGGETGFHPSYNGNILVNAFALGVCREDRIFTATASGAGNPILYAGSRTGRDGIHGATMASEAFDAESEAKRPTVQVGDPFTEKVLLEASLEAMRSGVVLGVQDMGAAGLTSSCFEMAARGGAGVELDLDLVPLREASLTPYEIMLSESQERMVFVTQRGQEEAVVEILSRWGLEASKIGRVTDSGRARLTFRGRTVADMPVEPLVDGAPVYDRPAAPPADLRERQRLVDCEGPEDPLRALKSLLGTPELGDKRWIHRQYDSTVRSNTIVGPGSDAAVLRLKGTPSALALTSDVNPSYCWLEPRMGGRQAVAEAVRNLATVGAEPVGMTNCLNFGSPENPGIAWQLRECIEGMAEACRAFDVPVISGNVSLYNETEGEAVHPTPTVAIVGVIDRLEDVGAEGDLHLVLGCGFWRPGDRVVLLGSDSREYGGSAYQRLLHGVEAGCPPAVDLEAEAALCALLRYSRRAGWLSGCHDLADGGLLVALAECAMARGIGLRGAVGCGPLALFSESQARAIVTVPAAGTEELLAAAEARGVPAREIGDVGGDRLVLGFDGGTVDSAIDDLRRVWTEALPRAVG